A part of Populus alba chromosome 8, ASM523922v2, whole genome shotgun sequence genomic DNA contains:
- the LOC118055005 gene encoding inositol oxygenase 1 isoform X1 has product MTILCEHPPAFGVELEEKNIPVDHDGQENELVLDGGFVVPDTNSFGHTFRDYDIESERQTGVEEFYRTNHINQTYGFVKRMREEYGKLNRVEMSIWECCELLNEFIDESDPDLDEPQIEHLLQTAEAIRKDYPDEDWLHLTGLIHDLGKVLLHPAFGELPQWAVVGDTFPVGCAFDESIVHHKYFTENPDCNNSAYNSKYGVYSEGCGLDRVFMSWGHDDYMYLVAKENKTTLPSAGLFIIRYHSFYALHRAGAYRHLMNEEDVENLKWLKIFNKYDLYSKSKVRVDVEKVKPYYLSLIEKYFPAKLRW; this is encoded by the exons ATGACTATCCTCTGTGAGCACCCTCCAGCTTTTG GAGTTGAGCTCGAGGAGAAAAACATCCCGGTTGATCATGATGGCCAGGAAAATGAATTGGTGCTGGATGGAGGATTCGTTGTGCCCGACACCAACTCGTTTGGTCACACTTTTAG GGATTATGATATAGAAAGTGAACGTCAAACGGGAGTGGAGGAATTTTATCGAACAAATCACATTAACCAGACTTATGGCTTC GTAAAAAGGATGAGAGAGGAGTATGGGAAATTGAATAGGGTGGAAATGAGCATATGGGAATGCTGTGAACTCCTTAacgaatttatagatgagagtGATCCTGATTTGGATGAACCTCAAATTGAACATTTACTGCAGACTGCTGAAGCCATCAGAAAAGACTATCCCGATGAGGACTGGCTGCACTTGACTGGCCTTATCCATG ATCTTGGAAAGGTTCTTCTCCATCCTGCTTTCGGGGAGCTTCCTCAATGGGCTGTTGTAGGCGACACATTTCCTGTAGGATGTGCCTTCGACGAGTCGATTGTTCATCACAAG TACTTCACGGAGAATCCAGACTGCAACAATTCTGCTTACAACTCTAAATATGGAGTGTATTCAGAAGGTTGCGGGCTTGACAGAGTGTTCATGTCATGGGGCCATGATGACTACATGTATCTG GTAGCCAAAGAGAACAAGACCACTCTACCATCTGCAGGTCTTTTCATTATAAGATACCACTCTTTCTATG CTTTACACAGGGCAGGCGCATATAGACACTTGATGAATGAAGAAGATGTTGAGAATCTGAAATGGCTCAAAATATTCAA TAAATATGACCTTTACAGTAAAAGCAAGGTGCGGGTTGATGTTGAGAAAGTGAAGCCATACTATCTCTCACTCATTGAAAAG TACTTTCCTGCAAAGCTAAGGTGGTGA
- the LOC118055005 gene encoding inositol oxygenase 1 isoform X2 codes for MTILCEHPPAFGVELEEKNIPVDHDGQENELVLDGGFVVPDTNSFGHTFRDYDIESERQTGVEEFYRTNHINQTYGFVKRMREEYGKLNRVEMSIWECCELLNEFIDESDPDLDEPQIEHLLQTAEAIRKDYPDEDWLHLTGLIHDLGKVLLHPAFGELPQWAVVGDTFPVGCAFDESIVHHKYFTENPDCNNSAYNSKYGVYSEGCGLDRVFMSWGHDDYMYLVAKENKTTLPSAGLFIIRYHSFYALHRAGAYRHLMNEEDVENLKWLKIFNKSKVRVDVEKVKPYYLSLIEKYFPAKLRW; via the exons ATGACTATCCTCTGTGAGCACCCTCCAGCTTTTG GAGTTGAGCTCGAGGAGAAAAACATCCCGGTTGATCATGATGGCCAGGAAAATGAATTGGTGCTGGATGGAGGATTCGTTGTGCCCGACACCAACTCGTTTGGTCACACTTTTAG GGATTATGATATAGAAAGTGAACGTCAAACGGGAGTGGAGGAATTTTATCGAACAAATCACATTAACCAGACTTATGGCTTC GTAAAAAGGATGAGAGAGGAGTATGGGAAATTGAATAGGGTGGAAATGAGCATATGGGAATGCTGTGAACTCCTTAacgaatttatagatgagagtGATCCTGATTTGGATGAACCTCAAATTGAACATTTACTGCAGACTGCTGAAGCCATCAGAAAAGACTATCCCGATGAGGACTGGCTGCACTTGACTGGCCTTATCCATG ATCTTGGAAAGGTTCTTCTCCATCCTGCTTTCGGGGAGCTTCCTCAATGGGCTGTTGTAGGCGACACATTTCCTGTAGGATGTGCCTTCGACGAGTCGATTGTTCATCACAAG TACTTCACGGAGAATCCAGACTGCAACAATTCTGCTTACAACTCTAAATATGGAGTGTATTCAGAAGGTTGCGGGCTTGACAGAGTGTTCATGTCATGGGGCCATGATGACTACATGTATCTG GTAGCCAAAGAGAACAAGACCACTCTACCATCTGCAGGTCTTTTCATTATAAGATACCACTCTTTCTATG CTTTACACAGGGCAGGCGCATATAGACACTTGATGAATGAAGAAGATGTTGAGAATCTGAAATGGCTCAAAATATTCAA TAAAAGCAAGGTGCGGGTTGATGTTGAGAAAGTGAAGCCATACTATCTCTCACTCATTGAAAAG TACTTTCCTGCAAAGCTAAGGTGGTGA
- the LOC118054993 gene encoding protein TOM THREE HOMOLOG 1, producing the protein MEEGSSSVEMAGSVIAFKLKDASSWWQDINESPVWQDRIFHVLAALYGLVAAVALIQLIRIQLRVPEYGWTTQKVFHFLNFLVNGVRCLLFVFRRNIESIHPSIFQHILLDSPSLAFFTTYALLVLFWAEIYYQARALSTDGLRPSFFTINAVVYAIQIAMWLVLAWKNIPIAVILSKMFFAGVSLFAALGFLLYGGRLFLMLRRFPVESKGRRKKLQEVGYVTTICFFCFLVRCIMICFNAFDKAADLDVLDHPVLNFIYYLLVEILPSTLVLFILRKLPPKRGITQYHPIR; encoded by the exons ATGGAGGAAGGAAGCAGCAGCGTAGAAATGGCCGGGTCGGTTATCGCTTTCAAATTGAAAGATGCGTCGAGCTGGTGGCAAGATATTAACGAATCACCGGTCTGGCAAGATCGCATCTTTCACGTCCTCGCCGCCCTCTACGGTCTCGTTGCCGCCGTTGCTCTT ATTCAATTGATAAGGATACAATTGAGAGTTCCAGAATACGGCTGGACTACGCAGAAGGTTTTTCATTTTCTCAACTTCCTCGTGAATGGGG TTCGATGCCTATTGTTTGTTTTTCGCCGGAATATAGAAAGCATCCATCCATCG ATTTTCCAACATATCCTCCTTGATTCCCCTAGTCTTGCATTCTTTACAACATACGCTCTTTTGGTTCTGTTCTGGGCAGAGATTTATTATCAG GCACGTGCCCTATCTACTGATGGACTCAGGCCAAGTTTCTTTACAATTAATGCGGTGGTTTATGCCATTCAG ATTGCTATGTGGTTGGTGTTGGCTTGGAAAAATATTCCGATTGCTGTCATCCTATCAAAGATGTTCTTTGCAG GCGTGTCTTTGTTTGCAGCTCTTGGTTTCCTACTCTATGGAGGAAG GCTCTTCTTAATGTTGCGGCGATTCCCTGTGGAATCCAAAGGGAGGCGTAAGAAATTGCAAGAG GTTGGCTATGTGACCACCATATGTTTCTTTTGCTTCCTCGTTAGATGCATTATG ATATGCTTCAATGCATTTGATAAAGCTGCAGACCTTGATGTGTTGGATCATCCTGTTCTAAACTTCATATATTACTTG CTGGTGGAGATTTTACCTTCAACTTTggttcttttcattttaaggAAATTGCCTCCAAAACGTGGTATCACACAGTATCATCCCATTCGTTAA